Proteins found in one Nilaparvata lugens isolate BPH unplaced genomic scaffold, ASM1435652v1 scaffold6465, whole genome shotgun sequence genomic segment:
- the LOC120356314 gene encoding uncharacterized protein LOC120356314, with amino-acid sequence MKKLSDMEEQSKQLEKDLGGSINFCHNDVESILKKIEVQDSKLNLYLQKIDKQNEEIALLKTQNLKLQKQVCDLEQYSRVNCVEIQGIPTEANEDVKSLVLAVSKALDHPIDEKLIDNCHRLPSKDRDRPPAIIAKFVRRFDKEALLQKRRIKRDFSTRHLGHQQISPIYLNESLCPERRRLLALAKKAKGEGNFKYLWVRNGKVLARRTDGQPVIVIETVQDLNKLVDTSK; translated from the coding sequence ATGAAAAAGCTCAGCGATATGGAGGAGCAATCGAAGCAACTGGAGAAGGATCTAGGAGGATCCATCAATTTCTGCCACAACGATGTTGAgagcatattaaaaaaaatcgaGGTACAGGACAGCAAATTGAActtatatttacaaaaaatagatAAACAAAACGAAGAAATAGCATTATTAAAAACCCAAAATCTCAAACTTCAAAAACAAGTATGCGATTTAGAACAATATTCGAGAGTAAACTGTGTCGAAATTCAAGGAATTCCAACTGAAGCGAATGAGGACGTGAAAAGCCTGGTGTTAGCAGTGAGCAAAGCGTTGGATCATCCCATCGACGAGAAGCTGATCGACAACTGTCACCGACTTCCATCCAAAGACAGAGACAGACCGCCTGCAATTATAGCCAAATTCGTGAGGCGTTTCGACAAGGAGGCCCTGCTgcaaaaaagaagaataaagaggGACTTCTCTACGCGACACCTTGGACATCAGCAGATCTCTCCAATCTACCTGAACGAGAGCTTATGTCCCGAAAGAAGACGTCTCCTAGCGTTGGCGAAAAAGGCTAAAGGTGAGGGAAATTTCAAGTACTTGTGGGTGCGAAATGGCAAGGTGCTAGCTAGGCGCACGGATGGACAACCTGTAATTGTCATAGAGACCGTCCAGGACTTGAACAAGCTAGTTGACACGTCCAAGTAG